Proteins from one Chanodichthys erythropterus isolate Z2021 chromosome 15, ASM2448905v1, whole genome shotgun sequence genomic window:
- the mrps21 gene encoding 28S ribosomal protein S21, mitochondrial, whose translation MANHLRFIARTVMVQNGNVDAAYGALSRVLSSDGIIESVKRRRYYEKPCRMRQRKSYDNCKRIYNTEMARKISFVARTQRQDPWLGC comes from the exons ATGGCGAACCACCTTCGTTTCATCGCTCGGACTGTCATGGTCCAGAACGGCAATGTCGATGCGGCATATGGCGCTCTGAGCAG AGTGCTGTCCTCAGACGGAATAATTGAATCTGTGAAACGCAGAAGATACTATGAGAAACCCTGTCGTATGCGACAGAGAAAGAGCTACGACAACTGTAAGAGAATCTACAACACTGAGATGGCCCGAAAGATATCTTTCGTTGCAAGGACACAAAGACAAGATCCATGGCTTGGATGTTAA
- the ciarta gene encoding circadian associated repressor of transcription a — protein MLSSGSPSKWQVQDSLSSTPSSLLYSESDQTEDESEVFSSESKAAGVGPDLKPCSLANGSSQNSKSTLTFVNQRSGRVENGQPGRSSASPAYNGQNSVPYERIPTEGDLRFARKCSELHGYIRPLLELLNGLKNGRYEKGLSTFQQSVAMDRLRRIVGVLQKPDLGEKYMGTLLQLEMMLKAWFPQVRPQHRDGIPSFHNLIASLPSRWNQDQLHIPVKKRRLSWSDSDSQGSSSSKRILQDDRGLSPSDTSSWLSSSETTSSELEEDSAIYTNQNKMTSEPKHIKNSHLLVQQKTNSLNKIHASATRRLPPLVIPPLATDGSSLGTQDCLVSSTTPTSDPPADFMISGKDVGESVKGEVPEKQVNSKHHCTEMLNT, from the exons ATGCTGTCATCAGGGAGTCCTTCCAAATGGCAAGTGCAAGATTCCCTCTCCTCGACTCCCAGTTCTCTCCTGTACAGTGAGAGTGACCAGACGGAGGACGAATCGGAGGTGTTCTCCTCTGAGAGTAAAGCCGCAGGAGTTGGGCCTGATCTAAAGCCATGCTCCTTGGCCAATGGGAGCTCTCAAAATTCCAAATCGACTCTCACCTTTGTGAACCAGAGGAGTGGTAGAGTTGAGAATGGTCAACCTGGACGTTCCTCAGCATCTCCAGCTTACAACGGTCAGAACTCTGTGCCATATGAAAGGATTCCCACAGAAGGAGACCTAAGATTTGCACGCAAA tgttcaGAGCTGCATGGGTACATCAGGCCCCTGTTGGAGCTGTTGAATGGGTTGAAAAACGGTCGATATGAAAAAG GTTTGAGCACATTTCAGCAGAGTGTTGCCATGGATAGACTGCGAAGGATTGTGGGTGTTCTACAAAAACCTGACCTTGg GGAGAAGTATATGGGCACTCTTCTGCAGCTGGAGATGATGTTAAAGGCTTGGTTCCCTCAGGTGAGGCCTCAGCATCGCGATGGCATCCCTTCATTCCACAATCTTATCGCTAGTCTGCCTTCACGCTGGAATCAGGACCAGTTACATATTCCTGTGAAG AAACGCAGATTAAGTTGGTCAGACTCTGACTCGCAAGGTTCCTCCAGCAGTAAACGCATTCTACAGGACGATCGAGGCCTGAGCCCCAGCGATACTAGCTCATGGCTCAGCAGCTCTGAAACCACATCTAGCGAACTTGAAGAAGACAGTGCAATCTATAcgaatcaaaataaaatgacatctGAACCCAAACACATCAAAAACAGCCATCTTCTAGTTCAGCAAAAGACAAACTCCTTAAACAAAATCCATGCGTCTGCTACAAGAAGACTGCCTCCGCTTGTAATACCACCATTAGCCACAGATGGCAGCAGCTTGGGCACGCAGGATTGTTTGGTGTCCTCCACAACTCCTACTTCTGACCCACCAGCAGACTTCATGATAAGTGGGAAAGATGTGGGTGAATCTGTAAAAGGAGAGGTACCAGAAAAACAAGTTAATAGTAAACATCATTGCACAGAGATGTTAAACACATAA
- the crabp2b gene encoding cellular retinoic acid-binding protein 2b, whose protein sequence is MESNMERTFADFSGSWKMKSSENFEELLKALGVNVFLRKIAVAAASKPAVEISQQGESLSIQTSTSVRTTHVSFTVGESFNETTVDGRPCTSFPKWDTDSKITCEQTLQKGEGPETSWTRELTNDGQMILTMRAGDVVCTRVYERD, encoded by the exons atgGAATCAAACATGGAGCGAACGTTTGCTGACTTTTCTGGATCCTGGAAAATGAAAAGCTCCGAAAATTTCGAGGAGCTTCTGAAAGCTCTCG GTGTAAACGTCTTTCTGAGGAAGATTGCAGTTGCAGCAGCCTCCAAACCAGCTGTTGAAATTTCACAGCAGGGAGAAAGCCTCTCTATTCAGACCTCCACTAGTGTGCGGACCACTCATGTGTCCTTCACGGTGGGCGAGTCCTTCAACGAGACTACGGTGGATGGACGCCCGTGCACA AGTTTTCCAAAATGGGACACTGACAGTAAAATCACTTGTGAGCAGACGCTGCAGAAGGGGGAGGGGCCTGAAACATCATGGACACGTGAACTGACCAATGATGGCCAGATGATTCTC ACCATGAGAGCCGGAGATGTTGTATGCACCCGTGTCTATGAACGAGACTGA